From Microbacterium pseudoresistens, the proteins below share one genomic window:
- a CDS encoding Dps family protein, which translates to MSKAETIPTTASDPTVAAGAAQFLTPVVHGLQALTINGKQAHWHVRGANFVGVHELLDTIVAHAGDFADTAAERIVALGLPIDARLETVAKKASATAVPAGFTKSDDLVRAVIADIDAILVDIKAAIDGLDEIDLTSQDVAIEIMRGLEKDRWFLVSHVAA; encoded by the coding sequence ATGAGCAAGGCTGAAACCATCCCCACGACCGCCAGCGACCCGACCGTCGCCGCCGGCGCCGCCCAGTTCCTCACCCCGGTCGTCCACGGATTGCAGGCCCTCACCATCAATGGCAAGCAGGCGCACTGGCACGTCCGCGGCGCGAACTTCGTCGGCGTCCACGAGCTGCTCGACACAATCGTCGCACACGCCGGCGACTTCGCCGACACCGCCGCCGAGCGGATCGTCGCTCTCGGACTGCCGATCGACGCGCGTCTGGAGACCGTCGCGAAGAAGGCCTCGGCCACCGCGGTTCCCGCAGGCTTCACGAAGTCGGACGACCTCGTGCGCGCGGTGATCGCCGACATCGACGCGATCCTCGTCGACATCAAGGCCGCGATCGACGGCCTCGACGAGATCGACCTCACCAGCCAGGACGTCGCGATCGAGATCATGCGCGGCCTCGAGAAGGACCGCTGGTTCCTCGTCTCGCACGTTGCTGCCTGA